One window of the Benincasa hispida cultivar B227 chromosome 3, ASM972705v1, whole genome shotgun sequence genome contains the following:
- the LOC120074325 gene encoding dual specificity phosphatase Cdc25: MSRNISYITGTQLLSFKRRPNVAIIDVRDDERSYDGHIAGSLHFASDSFSDKISKLVQEVKGKDTLVFHCALSQVRGPSCARKLANYLEEIKEDGGIKNICVLERGFNGWEASGRPVCHCNNVPCKEGM; the protein is encoded by the exons ATGTCTCGGAACATTTCATACATAACTGGCACTCAGCTTCTCTCCTTCAAACGCCGGCCAAATGTCGCCATCATCGACGTTAG GGACGACGAGAGGAGTTACGATGGTCATATTGCGGGATCTCTGCACTTCGCTAGTGACAGTTTCTCCGATAAGATCTCTAAGCTTGTCCAAGAAGTGAAAGGGAAAGACACGCTTGTTTTCCACTGCGCTCTCAGCCAG GTTCGAGGTCCAAGTTGCGCAAGGAAGCTTGCCAACTATCTCGAGGAGATTAAGGAGGATGGTGGAATAAAAAACATATGTGTTCTTGAACGTGGCTTCAATGGCTGGGAAGCGTCTGGCCGACCCGTTTGTCACTGCAACAATGTGCCTTGCAAGGAGGGGATGTAG
- the LOC120073880 gene encoding E3 ubiquitin-protein ligase RZFP34-like, which yields MMTECGMEAWISPNGDKSLIDLGYGSFGCSHYRRRCKIRAPCCNEIFYCRHCHNEAKNSLDVDPLLRHDIPRHDMEKVICSLCGTEQDVRQHCIQCGVCMGRYFCAKCKFFDDDVSKKQYHCNECGICRVGGEDNFFHCKKCGCCYSKLMENSHNCVEKAMHHNCPVCFEFLFDTMSDISVLPCGHTIHLECVKEMEQRLQYTCPVCSKSYCDMSSVWEKLDHEVASTPMPQIYQHKMVWILCNDCSEISEVNYHIVAHKCLKCKSYNTRLTQGGPSSCSQRIPQIVR from the exons ATGATGACGGAGTGCGGAATGGAGGCTTGGATTTCCCCAAATGGCGATAAGTCTTTGATCGATCTCGGATATGGCAGCTTCGG GTGTTCTCATTATAGAAGGAGGTGTAAGATTAGAGCTCCTTGTTGCAATGAAATCTTTTATTGCAGGCATTGTCACAATGAAGCTAAG AATTCATTAGATGTGGATCCTCTCTTACGCCACGACATTCCTCGCCATGATATGGAAAAA GTCATCTGTTCTTTGTGTGGCACAGAACAAGAC GTGCGACAACATTGTATACAATGTGGAGTTTGTATGGGGAGGTACTTTTGCGCAAAGTGCAAGTTCTTCGATGACGAT GTTTCAAAGAAGCAGTACCATTGTAATGAATGTGGTATTTGCAG GGTCGGAGGTGAGGATAACTTTTTTCACTGCAAAAAGTGTG GTTGTTGCTATTCAAAACTGATGGAGAACTCCCACAATTGTGTGGAAAAGGCAATGCACCACAACTGTCCTGTTTGCTTTGAG TTTCTTTTCGATACAATGAGTGACATTTCCGTTTTGCCATGTGGACACACTATTCATTTAGAATGTGTGAAGGAGATGGAGCAACGCTTACA ATACACATGCCCTGTTTGCTCAAAATCCTATTGCGATATGTCGAGCGTGTGGGAGAAGCTGGATCATGAG GTCGCATCGACGCCAATGCCACAAATATACCAACATAAAATG GTTTGGATTCTTTGCAATGACTGTAGTGAGATATCAGAAGTTAATTATCACATTGTGGCACACAAGTGCCTCAAATGCAAGTCTTATAATACAAGACTGACCCAAGGAGGGCCTTCTTCATGTTCACAAAGGATTCCTCAAATAGTGAGATAA